The sequence below is a genomic window from Thermomicrobiales bacterium.
ATCCTGGATGGGCACCTGGACACCGTGGCTGCCGACCGAAACGGGTCAGGGCCGAACGGGCGTATGCGATACGCCCCTACATTTTGCAGGCTGATGTGACGCCCCTGCGTCGGGCCGTTGGCATCCGGCACGGGAGGGTCGCCTCACGGCGAGGACAGGCCGGGTCCTGTCCGTACGAAATGTTTGCGCGCCGCTCTTCCAACCAACCGCTGTGCGTCTGTGCACAGGAGTGTCGCCTCCCGGCGATGACAGCGCCAGCACTGTCCTACGCCAGGACCAATCACTCCCTTATGGGCGGGTCGGCCGGGACGGTGATGCTGGCTTGCTGGGTCTCGGTCCAGCGGCCCATCGCGCGGTACTTGGCGTAGCGCGCCTGAAGCAGCGGTTGTGGCCCGTCGGTGGTAAGCGTGGACAACTCGTCGAGGTGGCGTTCGATGGCGTCGCCGACGGCGTTGATCGTGGTGGCCGGGTCTTCGTGGGCCGGTGTCGGCTCGGGGATGACGTCGTCGACCAGACCGAAGGAGCGCAGGTCGGGCGCGGTCACGCCCATTGCGGCGGCGGCTTCCGGTGCGCGGGCAGCGTCTTTCCAGAGAATCGCAGCTGCGGCCTCGGGTGAGGCGACGGAATAGACGGAGTTCTCCAGCATGAGCACACGGTCGGCGACGCCGATTGCCAGCGCGCCGCCGCTGCCGCCTTCGCCGATGACGACGGAAATGATCGGCGTTTCCAGCGTTGCCATGACGTAGATGTTGTCGGCGATGGCAAACGCCTGGCCGCCCTCTTCGGAGGCGAGGCCCGGGTCTGCGCCCGGTGTGTCGACAAAGGTGATGACCGGGAAGCGGAACTTCTCGGCGTGGCGCATCAGGCGGAGCGCCTTGCGGTAGCCGGTCGGCTTCGGCATGCCGAAGTTGCGGGCGATGTTTTCCTTTGTGTTCTCGCCCTTCTGGTGGCCGATGATCATGACGCTGCGGCCACGGAAGTGGGCAAGTCCGCCAACCAGCGCCTGATCGTCGCCAGCGGCGCGGTCGCCGTGGAACTCGACGAAATCAGCGCAGAGCTGGTTGACATAGTGCAGCGTGTGCGGTCGCGCGGCGTTGCGCGCGATCTGGACACGATCCCACGGGCTCAGCCCATCAGTCTCAGGCATCAGCCACTCCGGCGGTGAGTCGCTCTGGTGGCACGAGGCAACCGGCAGCCTGCTGGTAAATGTTCATCAGCAGGTTGATCGATGCCTTGAGTGCCGAGCGGGGTACAACCTGGTCGATCATGCCGTGCTCCAGCAGGAACTCGGCAGTCTGGAACCCTTCTGGCAACTTCTGTCGGATCGTCTGCTCGATGACCCGTGGCCCGGCGAAGCCGACGAGCGCGCCAGGTTCGGCGATGATGACGTCGGCCACGGTCGCGTAGGACGCGGTGACGCCGCCGTAGCACGGGTCGGTCAGGATCGCGATGTGCGGCAGGCGTTGCTCGGAGAGCTTGGTGAGCGCCGCAGTCGTCTTGGCCATCTGCATCAGCGAGAACAGCCCCTCCTGCATGCGTGCGCCGCCCGAGGCCGAGATGGTGATAAGGGGGTAGCAACCGGCGGCGGCCCGCTCGGATGCTCGCGCCAGCTTCTCGCCGTAGACCGACCCCATGCTGGCACCCATGAACGAGAAATCGGTGACGACGAGTGCAGCCGGTCGGCCACCAATTGCGATCTCGCCAGAGATGACCGCTTCGGAGACGCCGGATTTCGCGGTCGTCTTGTGCGCCTTTTCGGCGTAGGTTTCGTTATCGACGCTGAAGCCGAGCGGATCGTCCGGCACCAGCTCGGCGTCCCATTCGATGAAGCTGCCCGGGTCCGCCATGAGCTCGATGCGCTCGCGTGCGGCGAGGCGGAAATGGTAGCCGCAACGCTGGCAGACGCGATGGCCGTGCAGATGCTCTTTGTTGTAGGCCAACTCGCCGCACTTGGGGCACTTGACCCAGAGGTCATTCGGCACCTGTGAGCGGGCATCCTCTTCGTCGGATGTCGTAAAGCGTGGCTGGCGGCGGAAGAGTTCTCTCATTGTGGTTCCGGGATATCCTTGCCGGCGCACGGTGGCACGATTATCGCCTCCCGTTGTCCGGGTGTCGGCGGGCGGCAGTATAGCATAGCATCGGTCGTGTTCCCGTCTGCGTGTCGCGGTACAGCCAACTATCGTCTATCCTCGTAGCAGGTGGTACGGCTGGGGCGAAGGGAGAGCGGATATGCCGTCGCTCGAACGCGAGAAGACCGTTGCGATGATCCTTGCCGGTGGTCAGGGGGAGCGCCTGAGCGTGCTCTCGCGCCAGCGGGCCAAGCCCGCCGTGATGTTCGCCGGGAAGTACCGGATCATCGACTTCGCACTGTCGAACTGCGTCAACTCGGGGATCTACGATGTTGCAGTTCTGACGCAGTATCGCCCGCACTCGCTCAACGACCACATCGGCCACGGCCGCCCGTGGGACCTTGACCGCGCGACCGGCGGCGTTCACGTGCTGCAACCGTACCTGGGGCGTGCGCGATCCGACTGGTATCGCGGGACGGCGGACGCGATCTATCACAACCTGTTCTACGTGCAGGAGTCGCGCGCGACCGATGTGCTGATCCTTTCCGGCGACCACGTTTACGCGATGGACTTTCGCCCGATGCTGGCACGTCATCGCGAGTTGAACGCCGATGTCACCGTCGCCGTTCAGCCGGTGCCGTGGGAGGACGCCAGCCGGTTCGGCGTGATGACGACGGACGACGAAGATTGCATCATCGACTTTGACGAAAAGCCGGCCGAGCCGCGCTCCAACCTCGCCTCGATGGGTGTCTACGTCTTCAAGGCCGAGGTGCTGCTGGATGTCTTTCGCCGGCCGGACAGCAACCTGTCGATGATTGACTTTGGCCACGAGGTGATCCCGTTCCTGATCGGTGATGGGAACGTCTACGCGCATCGGTTCGCCGAATACTGGCGCGATGTCGGGACGCTGCAGTCGTACTGGGAAGCCAACATGGAGCAGCTGGAGGATGTGCCCGGCCTGAATCTGTACAACCCGGACTGGCGCATTCACACCCGCAGTGAGGAGCGGCCACCGACGAAGATCATGGACGGCTCGCACGTCTCACGCGCGCTGCTCTCGAACGGCTGTATCGTGATTCGTGGCGAGGTCTATCACTCAGTGCTGTCGCCGGGTGTGATCGTCCATGAAGGGGCGATCGTCCGCGACTCGATCATCATGACCGATACGGTGATCGGGCCCGGTGCCGTCATTGACCGCTGCATTATTGATAAGGCCGTACACATTGGGGCCGGCACGCATCTCGGCGTTGGCGATGATTACGCGCCGAACTGGCTGGAGCCATCGCGCCTGAACACCGGGTTGACGATCGTTGGTCGGGGGGCCAGCGTTCCGGCCCGGGTCACCGCCGGTCGGAACGTTCTGATCGCGCCGGATATCGATGAGACCGCGTTCGAGTCGCTGGAGATCGTCAGTGGGGAGACGATCGACCCGAATGTGCCGATCTGGTCGTGAGCAGTACCACGTGGAGCAACGCGCTCCGGCAATCTGCCTTGAGCCGCGCTGGACATCGTGGCACAGTTGTCGATGTGCTGCGCTACGAGGTGAATTGGTGCGCGATACCTGAGTGATGGTGCCCCGGTATCGGCAAGAGGCACATGCGGTATTTACGCAAATAGCACTCTGATCGCATCTCGTAGCAGCGTACGTACCAACATGATGGGGGAGTTGTTGGTGATTGACTCTGCACTTCAATCTGGCTTGAACGCGGATCAGCGTCACATCGTTGATCTGGAACATATTCTGACGACATTGCCGGAATCAGACCGCGCCCGCTTTGCGCGGCTGTACGCGGTGCTGGCATCAGTCGGGCGGCTGGTGCCGCCGGAGCACATGCTGCGCTGGATCGACAGGTACTTCGGCAGTGCCGAGGCAGTGTCGGAGCAGCGCGTCATGCGGGTCACGAACCGCTGGACGTTCGAAGGATCGCTGTTCAACGAACTGCGCGCCAAACGTCCGCTTGAGGCACGCATCCCGGCCGACCTGGCCGACGAGATCGCGCGGACCGCGCCGGATCCGTTCTGTGAGCCGGAGCTGAATACGCCGGCAGATGTCTTTGGCCGGATCGAGGGCAAGTACTCGATCAGCGCAAGCAACATCGCCAAGTACGACGGCTACCACGGCGTCGTCATCTTCCGCGAGCACGACCCGCTGGCGTTCACTGAGGCGTCGGTGCAGGATGCCTTCGACGTCGCAGTTCGCTGGCAGGAGAAGTGTCACAGCATCGACGCCGAGGCGATCTATCCGCTGATCATGTGGAACTGCCTCTGGAAGAGTGGCGCGTCGATCCCGCACGGCCACATGCAGGTGAGCCTGACCAAGGGCATGCACTACGGTCACATAGAGCGCCAACGCCGCGCCGGTGTTGAGTACGCAAAGACGCACCACGCAAACTACTACGACGATCTCTATCGCGTCCATGAAGCGCTCGACCTGGGCCGGACGTATAACGACGTCCGCGTGATGGCGCACGTCACTCCACTAAAGGAGAAAGAGTGCCTCCTGTTCGGTCGCGCGCTGGACGA
It includes:
- a CDS encoding acetyl-CoA carboxylase carboxyltransferase subunit alpha; protein product: MPETDGLSPWDRVQIARNAARPHTLHYVNQLCADFVEFHGDRAAGDDQALVGGLAHFRGRSVMIIGHQKGENTKENIARNFGMPKPTGYRKALRLMRHAEKFRFPVITFVDTPGADPGLASEEGGQAFAIADNIYVMATLETPIISVVIGEGGSGGALAIGVADRVLMLENSVYSVASPEAAAAILWKDAARAPEAAAAMGVTAPDLRSFGLVDDVIPEPTPAHEDPATTINAVGDAIERHLDELSTLTTDGPQPLLQARYAKYRAMGRWTETQQASITVPADPPIRE
- the accD gene encoding acetyl-CoA carboxylase, carboxyltransferase subunit beta; this translates as MRELFRRQPRFTTSDEEDARSQVPNDLWVKCPKCGELAYNKEHLHGHRVCQRCGYHFRLAARERIELMADPGSFIEWDAELVPDDPLGFSVDNETYAEKAHKTTAKSGVSEAVISGEIAIGGRPAALVVTDFSFMGASMGSVYGEKLARASERAAAGCYPLITISASGGARMQEGLFSLMQMAKTTAALTKLSEQRLPHIAILTDPCYGGVTASYATVADVIIAEPGALVGFAGPRVIEQTIRQKLPEGFQTAEFLLEHGMIDQVVPRSALKASINLLMNIYQQAAGCLVPPERLTAGVADA
- a CDS encoding glucose-1-phosphate adenylyltransferase: MPSLEREKTVAMILAGGQGERLSVLSRQRAKPAVMFAGKYRIIDFALSNCVNSGIYDVAVLTQYRPHSLNDHIGHGRPWDLDRATGGVHVLQPYLGRARSDWYRGTADAIYHNLFYVQESRATDVLILSGDHVYAMDFRPMLARHRELNADVTVAVQPVPWEDASRFGVMTTDDEDCIIDFDEKPAEPRSNLASMGVYVFKAEVLLDVFRRPDSNLSMIDFGHEVIPFLIGDGNVYAHRFAEYWRDVGTLQSYWEANMEQLEDVPGLNLYNPDWRIHTRSEERPPTKIMDGSHVSRALLSNGCIVIRGEVYHSVLSPGVIVHEGAIVRDSIIMTDTVIGPGAVIDRCIIDKAVHIGAGTHLGVGDDYAPNWLEPSRLNTGLTIVGRGASVPARVTAGRNVLIAPDIDETAFESLEIVSGETIDPNVPIWS